The SAR324 cluster bacterium genome includes a window with the following:
- a CDS encoding response regulator, which translates to MNPILIYAATPLLLNPSQGVYPLGKHMEFLEDVDGQLTIEQVSSSEFSSSFQSGSLDAPNFGNTHSVYWAYLQVLNPLPSSTMWYLEQAFPIIDHVSLFIQQVDGTFLKYTAGDQYPFEQRDVKHRNIIFPLSLPSQHVQTLYIRVKSESSMQMSFKLWNPETFLENSTEEHSGLGLYYGMILVMLIYNLFLFTVIRDRSYLYYVLHTAGLLLYQMVYNGLAYRYLWPDSPSWTNKSLPFFLAFTGFWGISFFRSFVDSAKILHGWDKLLIFLSVILAGLMPLSLFVNTVTSGSLVVLSAMNSYVIILWVSFLAVLKGSRPARFFLLSFSLFLLGGLASALRSFGILPMMFITNYGPHIGSALEVIFLSFGLADRVNTMKKERFVAQQKLLEAQQEVLKAEHQSVENLKRVDKLKDEFLANTSHELRTPLNGIIGLAESLVDGATGKLSKATSENLELIIQSGKRLANLVNDILDFSKMKNHELQLQFRPVDLKSITEVVLKIASTLLGKKQIILRTEIPDTLPFVYADENRLQQIFMNLIGNAIKFTHQGEILLKAEQQESRIWLSVSDTGIGIQSDQQERIFEVFEQADGSTSREYGGTGLGLSITRKLVEAHGGKILVDSTPGQGSIFWFDLPVYAEDLSLPAKAADQQSLHAKQAHIRFNSWEQDDHSLSLNELMPLENQQDNKLKAKTILVVDDEPINIKVLQNHLQLNNYRVLTAQDGFEALELFHSEHPDLVLLDLMMPRMNGYEVALKLRQNHPPAQLPILMLTAKNQVSDLVKGFDSGANDYLTKPFHKAELLSRINLHLQLQNSIESLKELLKKEEAFLVTFKKFVPNQFLRRIASEGIENIELGKAEHETITILFSDIRGFTSLSEMMSPQELLNFLNDYFKKMTIPIHENNGFIDKFIGDAIMALFDFPGQNDAVEAISAVKAAIGMQDVLTAYNQQRQILGIPPVATGIGIHSGPVIIGTVGAQDRMDSTVLGDTVNLASRLEGLTKKYHAQIIISDQTWNFVQHEEGLLWRELDLVKVLGKEQSITIYEIFNANENTLREKKTRILKPYREGLKLYLSRKWNEARRLFEECLNVFPEDIVSQNYLARCVKYQQEPPDESWNGSERLTEK; encoded by the coding sequence ATGAACCCTATCCTGATTTATGCCGCGACCCCCCTGTTACTCAACCCGTCCCAGGGAGTATATCCACTGGGAAAACATATGGAATTTCTGGAAGATGTGGATGGACAACTGACTATTGAACAGGTTTCCAGTTCCGAATTTTCATCAAGTTTTCAAAGTGGTTCCCTGGATGCTCCAAATTTCGGGAATACACATTCCGTGTATTGGGCATACCTTCAGGTTTTGAATCCTCTGCCATCAAGCACCATGTGGTATCTTGAACAGGCCTTCCCGATTATTGATCATGTCAGTCTTTTTATTCAGCAGGTAGATGGAACATTTCTGAAATATACCGCTGGCGATCAGTATCCTTTTGAGCAACGCGATGTTAAACATCGAAATATTATCTTCCCGTTGTCTTTGCCTTCTCAGCATGTTCAAACACTCTATATCCGGGTCAAATCGGAGAGTTCCATGCAAATGAGTTTCAAGTTGTGGAATCCAGAAACCTTTCTGGAAAATTCCACTGAGGAACATTCCGGATTGGGACTTTATTATGGAATGATCCTGGTCATGCTGATTTATAATCTGTTTCTTTTTACAGTAATTCGTGATCGGAGTTATTTGTATTATGTGCTCCATACTGCCGGATTGCTTCTTTATCAAATGGTTTATAATGGTCTGGCCTATCGCTATTTATGGCCGGACTCTCCTTCCTGGACCAACAAGAGTCTGCCCTTCTTTCTGGCTTTTACGGGTTTTTGGGGAATCAGTTTTTTCCGTAGCTTTGTGGACTCGGCAAAAATATTACACGGATGGGATAAGCTACTGATTTTTTTATCCGTTATTTTAGCAGGACTGATGCCTCTTTCCCTCTTTGTCAATACAGTCACCAGTGGTAGTCTGGTGGTATTAAGCGCAATGAACTCCTATGTGATCATCCTTTGGGTTTCATTCCTGGCCGTTCTCAAGGGAAGTCGTCCCGCACGTTTTTTTCTTCTCTCCTTTTCACTGTTCCTGTTGGGCGGTTTAGCCTCCGCTCTGAGGAGTTTCGGTATACTCCCCATGATGTTCATAACCAATTATGGACCCCATATTGGCTCAGCCCTTGAGGTGATATTTCTCTCCTTTGGATTGGCCGATCGCGTTAATACGATGAAAAAGGAACGTTTTGTCGCCCAGCAAAAACTGTTGGAAGCCCAGCAGGAAGTGCTGAAAGCCGAACATCAGTCCGTGGAAAATCTGAAACGGGTGGACAAGCTTAAAGATGAGTTTTTGGCCAATACGTCTCATGAATTGAGAACGCCCCTCAACGGAATTATCGGGTTGGCGGAATCGCTGGTGGATGGCGCCACTGGAAAACTTTCCAAAGCCACTTCCGAGAATCTGGAACTCATTATTCAGAGCGGGAAACGTCTGGCCAACCTGGTCAATGACATTCTGGATTTTTCCAAAATGAAAAATCATGAACTGCAACTGCAATTCCGTCCTGTGGATCTGAAAAGTATTACGGAAGTGGTTTTGAAAATCGCCTCTACGTTGCTAGGTAAAAAACAGATTATCCTGCGCACGGAGATTCCTGACACACTGCCCTTTGTTTATGCGGATGAAAATCGGCTACAGCAAATTTTTATGAATCTGATCGGGAATGCCATCAAATTTACGCATCAGGGAGAAATTCTGCTCAAGGCTGAACAGCAGGAATCACGCATTTGGCTCTCGGTTTCTGATACTGGAATCGGAATACAGTCAGACCAACAGGAACGCATCTTTGAGGTATTTGAACAGGCCGATGGTTCGACCTCCAGAGAATATGGCGGGACAGGTCTGGGACTTAGCATCACGCGAAAACTGGTGGAAGCGCATGGCGGGAAAATCCTGGTGGATAGTACGCCCGGTCAAGGCTCAATCTTTTGGTTTGATTTACCCGTTTATGCGGAAGATCTCTCCCTTCCGGCAAAAGCCGCAGATCAACAGAGTCTTCATGCAAAACAGGCACACATCCGTTTTAATTCGTGGGAGCAGGATGATCATTCACTCTCGTTGAATGAATTAATGCCTCTGGAAAATCAACAGGACAATAAACTCAAAGCGAAAACCATTCTGGTCGTGGATGATGAACCAATCAATATCAAGGTTTTGCAAAATCATCTGCAATTAAACAATTATCGGGTTTTGACTGCACAGGATGGTTTTGAAGCCCTCGAACTTTTTCATAGTGAACATCCGGATCTTGTTCTGCTTGATTTGATGATGCCACGTATGAATGGGTATGAAGTGGCGCTCAAACTCCGTCAGAACCACCCGCCCGCTCAACTCCCCATTCTGATGCTCACCGCCAAAAATCAGGTCAGTGATCTGGTCAAAGGGTTCGACAGTGGTGCCAACGACTATCTGACCAAACCTTTTCATAAAGCTGAATTGTTGAGTCGGATCAATCTTCACCTGCAACTTCAGAACTCCATCGAAAGTCTGAAGGAACTCCTTAAAAAAGAAGAAGCATTCCTTGTTACCTTTAAAAAATTCGTCCCCAATCAGTTTCTTCGAAGAATCGCAAGCGAGGGGATTGAAAATATTGAATTGGGCAAAGCGGAGCATGAAACCATTACCATTCTGTTTTCAGATATCCGGGGTTTCACGTCTCTCTCTGAAATGATGTCGCCACAGGAATTGCTGAATTTTCTCAATGACTATTTCAAAAAAATGACGATCCCCATCCACGAAAATAATGGATTCATTGATAAGTTCATTGGCGACGCCATCATGGCCTTGTTTGATTTTCCCGGTCAGAATGACGCCGTGGAAGCTATTTCAGCCGTAAAGGCGGCCATCGGCATGCAGGACGTATTGACGGCCTACAATCAGCAACGCCAAATACTGGGAATTCCGCCCGTCGCGACGGGAATTGGAATTCATAGCGGCCCGGTCATTATTGGAACTGTAGGTGCTCAGGATCGCATGGATTCTACTGTCTTGGGGGATACCGTGAATTTAGCATCCCGACTGGAAGGATTGACTAAAAAGTATCACGCACAAATCATTATTTCTGACCAGACGTGGAATTTTGTTCAACATGAGGAAGGGCTTCTTTGGCGGGAACTCGACCTTGTAAAGGTTCTTGGAAAAGAACAATCCATTACCATTTATGAGATATTCAATGCCAATGAAAACACCCTTCGGGAGAAGAAAACAAGAATCCTGAAACCATACCGGGAAGGACTAAAGCTCTATCTTTCCAGGAAATGGAACGAAGCCCGGCGGCTGTTTGAGGAATGTTTGAACGTGTTTCCTGAAGACATTGTTTCTCAGAACTATTTGGCACGTTGCGTTAAATATCAACAGGAACCTCCTGATGAAAGCTGGAATGGCTCTGAACGGCTGACAGAAAAATGA
- a CDS encoding cache domain-containing protein, whose product MFKKRFIKYVLAGFCLFPAYAFANSYEALETMLDKKMRTLDRIHLRYANELLTVRNDSGFEEYFEYENDPPKRKQALASIQKLSLYTHSRFNMDEMCLISRPVTLPDGKVITPEIMRISGNKIATNDELSLEEGDNPFYEPSFKLKDQEVRIQSAYISHDSHRWVVAYSTPVVLSNGSIPAFLHYERYLGEYIDQLLTFLENKRLIVMDDTGLVLADSVKTISLQLKHDLSESAQEDPKQYFSPIYSEFIKWKSAILAGKKLKEQIPLDNKQCLFVSAPHHQLKISIILVSCP is encoded by the coding sequence ATGTTTAAGAAACGCTTCATAAAATATGTATTGGCAGGATTCTGTCTATTCCCGGCTTATGCTTTTGCTAATTCATATGAAGCGCTTGAAACAATGCTCGATAAAAAGATGCGCACTCTTGACCGAATTCACCTGCGTTATGCGAATGAGTTACTTACCGTACGCAATGATTCCGGTTTTGAAGAATATTTTGAATATGAAAACGATCCCCCGAAAAGAAAACAGGCGTTGGCGAGCATTCAAAAACTAAGTTTATACACTCATTCCAGATTCAACATGGATGAAATGTGTCTGATAAGCAGACCAGTCACACTGCCTGATGGGAAAGTCATTACTCCCGAAATTATGAGAATTTCAGGAAATAAAATCGCGACCAATGACGAATTATCCCTGGAGGAAGGCGATAATCCTTTTTATGAACCATCATTCAAACTCAAGGATCAGGAAGTACGTATTCAGAGTGCCTATATATCTCACGACTCTCACCGTTGGGTTGTCGCCTATTCGACACCTGTGGTTCTTTCAAATGGCAGCATCCCCGCATTCCTGCACTATGAAAGATATCTGGGAGAATACATCGATCAGTTGCTCACATTTCTCGAAAACAAAAGATTGATTGTAATGGATGATACAGGTCTGGTACTCGCTGATTCAGTCAAAACAATATCGCTCCAACTGAAACATGATCTTTCCGAATCAGCACAAGAGGACCCCAAACAATACTTCTCCCCCATTTATTCGGAATTTATAAAATGGAAATCCGCTATTCTGGCCGGAAAAAAATTGAAGGAACAAATCCCCCTTGATAACAAACAATGTCTGTTTGTTTCAGCTCCCCATCATCAATTAAAAATTTCAATCATCCTGGTCTCATGTCCTTAG
- a CDS encoding chemotaxis protein CheW: protein MISEQPTSSTDITIDLQSLLEFLEDSAENLNQLGNLLLEFEKYDSDIEILGKILDSFFSMRDAAGFFQLVFFQKLAHSTGTILQMISKQEIPASSMVISTLISGLNGLKHIAETFKHERIEVRDTESFNQLLLKIDQLSQQKRGLREEAFISFNAFNALTAHLPESVKGSNAFQKLEAQARHLGILVTDSLEKTAPNFIQSFHEFESGIPESTKNHRDFKILHNNIIRLNIVSQSASRTSNFRKSADFFFKDIDVSGEISTIRDILFRPSEEFLPVSTAQRMKDAVVCVKPKISGEALNIIRILELKLDQVVSGVQKFVPEFRTELKNIFQPALAHFSNVSSQSGVLKGHSITGTQTEHKTMRVAEEEIDGFMHFVGELVVVSDMFQYVSNAMSKTDVERELHERFKQANQTFNLLSQKMISSLLKIRLIPMEGLFIKLPGFARSVADKLGKQIDVAIRGGQIRIDKSIHDLLERPLFYLVAHAVEYGIESPMERRSKGKLLKGSVQIEAFSDEDDWVHFRISDDGNGISMAEIKHRVLETELVPSAELDRYTEEELQNCLLLSGFFTESSTLTDSLPDMGLSQIKQLIESANGYFFVETTPEKGTTFHIRMPASSSFLIIEGINTKVGNEEYILPMEFMKTAFQPKSGQVFTANHKEVIRYNNHMLRVVRLYEIFDTSSQCIKPEESILIVVEYRHHQFALMVDCLLGKAQVVVKDLQIDKMGDHLKHRGIAGGAIMGHGGVSLVLDVAELTRYLQD, encoded by the coding sequence TTGATATCTGAACAACCGACATCCTCAACCGACATCACTATAGATCTTCAAAGTCTGCTTGAATTTCTGGAGGATTCCGCTGAAAATCTGAATCAGTTGGGAAATCTTCTTCTGGAATTTGAAAAGTATGATTCAGACATAGAAATATTGGGGAAAATTCTTGATTCCTTTTTTTCAATGAGAGATGCGGCCGGATTTTTTCAACTCGTTTTTTTTCAGAAGTTGGCTCACTCAACGGGCACTATTCTGCAAATGATTTCAAAGCAGGAAATTCCAGCGTCTTCCATGGTGATTTCAACGCTCATCAGTGGATTGAATGGACTCAAACATATCGCGGAAACATTCAAACATGAACGTATCGAAGTTCGTGATACGGAATCATTCAATCAACTTTTGCTCAAGATTGATCAACTCAGCCAACAGAAACGAGGATTGAGAGAGGAAGCCTTCATTTCTTTCAATGCGTTCAATGCTCTGACCGCCCACTTGCCTGAATCTGTCAAAGGTTCTAACGCGTTTCAAAAACTTGAGGCACAGGCACGGCATCTGGGAATTCTGGTGACCGATAGCCTGGAAAAAACAGCGCCAAACTTCATCCAATCTTTTCATGAGTTTGAGTCAGGGATTCCAGAAAGCACAAAGAATCATCGGGATTTCAAAATTCTGCATAATAATATCATTCGATTGAATATTGTTTCGCAATCCGCATCCAGAACATCCAATTTTCGAAAATCCGCTGATTTTTTCTTTAAGGATATCGATGTTTCAGGTGAAATCAGCACGATCCGTGATATTCTGTTTCGTCCCTCAGAAGAATTTTTACCTGTCAGTACCGCGCAACGAATGAAAGACGCGGTTGTGTGCGTAAAACCGAAAATTTCAGGTGAAGCACTGAATATCATTCGGATTCTGGAACTCAAACTGGATCAGGTGGTGTCAGGTGTTCAAAAATTTGTCCCTGAGTTCAGGACGGAATTGAAGAATATTTTCCAGCCGGCACTGGCTCATTTTTCTAATGTTTCATCCCAATCAGGCGTTTTGAAGGGGCATTCCATCACCGGCACTCAGACAGAACATAAAACGATGCGTGTCGCGGAAGAAGAAATCGATGGGTTTATGCATTTTGTGGGTGAACTGGTTGTTGTTTCAGACATGTTTCAATATGTCAGTAATGCCATGAGCAAGACTGACGTGGAAAGAGAACTTCATGAACGGTTCAAACAGGCAAACCAGACTTTCAATCTCCTTTCCCAGAAAATGATCTCTAGTCTGCTGAAAATCAGACTGATTCCGATGGAAGGCCTTTTTATCAAGTTGCCCGGATTCGCGCGCAGTGTTGCTGATAAATTGGGAAAACAGATCGATGTGGCGATTCGTGGAGGTCAAATCAGAATTGACAAGAGTATTCATGATTTGTTGGAACGACCCCTGTTCTATCTTGTAGCCCATGCGGTGGAATATGGCATTGAATCACCGATGGAACGCAGAAGCAAAGGCAAGTTGCTCAAAGGAAGTGTGCAGATTGAAGCTTTTTCTGATGAAGATGACTGGGTGCATTTCCGGATTTCAGATGATGGAAACGGAATCTCAATGGCTGAGATTAAACACCGTGTTCTGGAAACGGAACTGGTTCCCTCTGCGGAACTGGATCGCTACACTGAAGAAGAACTGCAAAACTGTCTTTTATTATCAGGATTTTTTACGGAGTCCTCAACATTGACAGACTCTTTGCCCGACATGGGGTTGAGTCAGATAAAACAACTGATTGAATCGGCCAATGGCTATTTTTTCGTAGAGACAACCCCTGAAAAGGGCACCACCTTTCATATCAGGATGCCGGCGTCCAGTAGTTTCCTGATTATTGAAGGCATCAATACCAAAGTGGGGAATGAGGAATACATTCTGCCAATGGAATTTATGAAAACAGCCTTTCAGCCGAAATCAGGGCAGGTGTTTACAGCAAATCACAAAGAAGTCATACGCTACAACAATCACATGTTACGAGTTGTACGTCTTTATGAAATTTTTGACACATCTTCTCAATGTATAAAACCGGAAGAATCGATTTTGATTGTGGTGGAATACCGACACCATCAATTTGCGTTGATGGTTGATTGTTTGCTGGGAAAAGCACAGGTAGTCGTGAAAGACCTGCAAATTGACAAAATGGGAGACCACTTGAAACACCGGGGCATTGCCGGAGGCGCGATCATGGGACATGGCGGTGTATCGCTTGTTTTGGATGTGGCCGAACTGACGCGATATTTGCAGGACTAG
- a CDS encoding chemotaxis response regulator protein-glutamate methylesterase: MIKVLVIDDSALVRDILSEGLARDPEIQVVGSAPDPYVAREKIAKLRPDVLTLDIEMPRMDGVQFLRYMMPQYPLPVVVVSALTEKGKRITMEALEAGAVDFVTKPSSDVARGLEIMLEDIRQKVKQASMTDVSHWKQRTPTPAKVRMDTALSTSTDKVIAIGASTGGVQAISRILTQLPATLPGIVIVQHMPPGFTQTYAERLNEQCAIKVKEAKHGDRIMPGQALLAPGNLQMTVKRSGGVYLVHCEPGEKVSGHCPSVDVLFDSVARFAGANAIGIILTGMGNDGAAGMLSMRRAGARTMAQDEKSCVVFGMPCEAYKSGGAEFLISLDNIPHKLVSFL, encoded by the coding sequence ATGATCAAGGTACTTGTCATTGATGATTCAGCGCTGGTGCGTGATATTTTAAGTGAAGGACTTGCGCGTGATCCGGAAATTCAGGTGGTGGGGTCTGCTCCTGATCCTTATGTCGCCAGAGAAAAAATCGCAAAACTTCGTCCGGATGTGCTCACACTGGATATTGAAATGCCACGCATGGATGGCGTGCAGTTTTTGCGGTATATGATGCCTCAGTATCCTCTGCCGGTGGTGGTGGTCAGTGCCTTGACCGAAAAAGGGAAACGCATCACCATGGAGGCTTTGGAAGCCGGTGCGGTGGATTTTGTGACAAAACCCAGCTCTGATGTGGCTCGTGGGTTGGAAATCATGCTGGAGGACATTCGCCAAAAAGTAAAACAGGCCTCAATGACAGATGTCAGTCACTGGAAGCAGCGCACTCCGACACCTGCCAAAGTACGCATGGACACAGCCCTGAGTACTTCCACTGATAAAGTGATTGCCATTGGCGCTTCCACAGGCGGGGTGCAGGCAATTTCCAGGATTCTGACCCAGTTGCCAGCCACCTTGCCCGGAATCGTGATTGTGCAGCATATGCCCCCGGGATTCACACAAACCTATGCGGAACGTCTCAATGAACAATGCGCGATTAAAGTCAAGGAAGCCAAACATGGAGACAGGATCATGCCGGGACAGGCTTTGCTTGCGCCAGGTAATTTGCAGATGACTGTAAAACGCTCAGGAGGGGTCTATCTGGTCCATTGTGAACCTGGAGAGAAAGTGAGTGGTCATTGCCCTTCTGTGGATGTACTTTTTGATTCTGTGGCCCGTTTTGCCGGAGCCAATGCGATTGGTATTATCCTGACCGGAATGGGCAATGATGGTGCGGCGGGAATGCTGTCCATGCGTCGTGCGGGTGCTCGCACCATGGCTCAGGATGAAAAATCCTGCGTGGTTTTTGGCATGCCTTGTGAAGCTTACAAATCAGGGGGGGCTGAATTTCTGATTTCGCTGGATAACATTCCTCATAAACTGGTTTCATTTTTATGA
- a CDS encoding chemotaxis protein CheR, protein MMNDQHFQQIAQLAYEKCGIYLTEDKKSLLSNRLQFLVQSLGLKDFGEYHAWLRADTEGKRLQQFINQITTNYSYFFREHEHFDYLMNHVLPQKKSRDITEDTNDLHIWSAACSSGEEAYTLAMLLKEFLAKTTPRWDIGILATDIDSEKLQEAHKGIYTGDRMKNVPPIYKTNYFQALDKTKWQVRPQLKQLIHFSNYNLIRPKFVFKSKFYAIFCRNVMIYFDRATITALVQRFYEVTEDYGFLFIGQTENLDKDKCPYRYVAPAIYQKIPR, encoded by the coding sequence ATGATGAATGACCAGCATTTCCAGCAAATCGCCCAATTGGCTTATGAAAAGTGTGGAATTTATCTGACTGAGGATAAAAAATCACTTTTATCCAATCGTCTTCAATTCCTGGTGCAATCATTGGGACTCAAGGATTTTGGTGAATATCACGCCTGGCTGCGTGCTGACACTGAGGGAAAGCGCTTACAACAATTCATCAACCAGATCACAACCAATTACAGTTATTTTTTCAGAGAACACGAGCATTTTGATTATCTGATGAATCATGTTCTGCCTCAAAAAAAATCACGGGATATTACTGAAGACACCAATGATCTGCATATATGGTCCGCCGCCTGTTCTTCAGGAGAAGAAGCCTATACGCTGGCAATGTTGTTGAAAGAATTTTTGGCAAAAACCACACCAAGATGGGACATTGGTATTCTGGCAACAGACATTGATAGTGAAAAACTCCAGGAAGCGCATAAGGGGATCTATACCGGCGACCGGATGAAAAATGTTCCCCCGATATATAAAACAAACTATTTTCAGGCATTGGATAAAACAAAATGGCAAGTTCGTCCTCAACTGAAACAACTGATTCACTTCAGCAACTATAATCTGATCCGCCCCAAATTTGTGTTTAAATCTAAATTTTATGCCATTTTTTGCCGGAATGTCATGATTTACTTCGATCGTGCGACAATCACAGCATTGGTACAGCGTTTTTATGAGGTTACAGAGGACTATGGTTTTCTGTTCATCGGACAAACAGAAAATCTGGACAAGGACAAATGCCCCTATCGGTATGTTGCCCCCGCGATTTATCAGAAAATTCCACGATAA